Within Coleofasciculus sp. FACHB-1120, the genomic segment AAATCTTACCCCTGGCAACTTTGGGGATGGTTTTGGGAGTGGTTTATACGCGATCGCGCAACCTCCTTGCACCGATGCTCCTCCACTCTCTTTGGAATGGCGGCACTTTGCTGAGTCTTTTCCTCTTGGGTAGTGGATCTGCCTAATGTTTCCTGGCGCTCATTGTTAAGAAGAATCAATGCTTTCCGTCTTGTGATAGATGCGTTACTCAAGTGGGAACACTAAGAGCGGAAAGCAAATTTTTCAAGGGTTCACACAAATGACGAATGGAAACTCTACTGATGCCAGCAAAAAAATCGCCGCTGGAGTCTGCGGCATTCTTATCGGGGCTTTAGGTATCCATAAGTTTGTTCTTGGCTACAACACAGAAGGCATCATCATGTTGCTGGTTAGCCTGCTTACTTGTGGAATTGGTGCGCCAATTATGGGAATTATTGGTTTAATCGAGGGAATAATTTATTTGACAAAATCTGACGAAGAATTCGTCAGCACTTACCTTGTTAGCAAGAAAGGTTGGTTTTAGAGCGACCCCTGCGAACGTGCTTGGGTAGATGCTAGCTTAACTTGAGCCATGTCTAAACTATCTCGCTCTAATCTGTCTAGCAATGCTCGACAGATTCGCTGGTTGATATTAGGAATATGTTCAGCACCTCTAGTAGGAACCTACTTTTATAACCAAGGATATAAAGTAACGTTCCTGGTTTGCCCAATTCGGCACTTTACGGGGATTCCTTGTCCTACCTGTGGCATGACTCGGTCTTTTATGGCAATTGTGCGAGGAGATTGGAGCTGCGCCTTAGCAGAACACCTGTTCGGCCCAGTTTTATTCGCTGCCTTTTTGATTGCAACAGTTCATATTACACTTGAACTAATCGCGGGACGTAAAATCGCCGCCTTGTATGTTCAAATACTGAGGAACCGAAAGCTACAGGTGCTGAGCTTACTTCTAGTTTTAAGCTACCATGCGTTGCGATTGTATTATTTATCAAAGTCTGGAGAGCTGTATGTCGCCTTGGTTCATTCACCCTTGGGTCAGCTAATTTTTTGAGGAATTCATGATTTTTAAAAAAGTTTAACTTTTAGGTCAAATTATTGGTTATCGCTTATTTTTATTCTGTTGTTTTTGCAACGATTAATCTAACAGAATAGGGTGATAATTTATTCATTTTTAAATTAGGTTTTTTCTGTAAATCCTTCTTCTGAGCTAATATGCTAATACGCAAACCCAAAAAACTGATTTTCCCCCTGTTCTTAGCTTTGTTAGGCATGGGATATTTCGGTGCCCTGTCTAGCTTGGAGATTAACTTCTTCTTTAGGGGCTATGCCGCGCTCATGCCAATGCAGGCTGTAGCACTGGTCTACGTGATGTATCTTCGCTGGAGTAGCCGTTAACCGTTTGCGGGTAACTAACTTAAAAAAGATTAAGAATTTTTGCGCGATCGCTCGGACTTTCGCCTACCCTCAAAATAGAGACGCTAGAACAGTCTGGCGTTGAGGTGTCGTGGAAAGTCCCAAGATTCTCTATGCAATCCCCCCAAACCGTAGTCGCTACCCCTGCATCGCCGATAGAGACGATCGCCTTGGATGTCACAGGCATGAAATGTGCAGGCTGCGTGAAAGCGGTAGAAAAGCAGCTAAACCAGCATCCAGGCGTCGTTTCCGCCCGCGTTAATCTGGTGACAGAAGTCGCTGTCGTAGAATGCGAAGCTGGTGCGATTGACCCAGTTGCGTTAGCCAAAGAGGTGACAGAAGCCGGATTTCCGACCCAGCCTCGTCTCGCCACCACCGCAGGCGAAAAAGCAAAAGAGGCGCTGAGTCCAGCAGAACGGCACGCCCTGGAAAATCGCCAGCAGTTAAGGCAATTAGTTATTGCGGGCATCCTGATTGTGCTGTCCGCAATGGGTCATCTCAATCAACACTTCATCTCTTTCCCCGATTATCTTTCACCCCTCACTAACATTTGGTTTCACTGGGGATTAGCAACGGCAGCGTTACTCTTTCCTGGACGCCAGATATTAGTTGATGGGTGGCGTGGCTTGCGGCGAAATGCTCCCAATATGAATACCTTGGTGGCGCTAGGAACGCTTACAGCCTATACGGCTAGCTGTGTGGCGTTGCTATTCCCTCGGCTCGGTTGGGACTGTTTCTTTGATGAGCCAGTCATGCTTTTAGGCTTTATCCTGCTAGGGCGCACCTTAGAGCAACGGGCGAGAGGTCGTGCTGCCGCAGCGTTTCAGGCATTATTGGCGCTCCAGCCAAAAGTCGCTCGTTTAATTGCCAATCCCACGGTTACTGGCTCTACGCCCACAGGAAGTGCCAAGGGGAGCGACTTCGGGGGCATTGAAATCCCCGTTGAGCAAGTCCGCGTAGGTGAATGGTTGCGGGTTTTGCCGGGAGAGCAGATCCCGGTCGATGCAGAAGTGGTGGCGGGTCAGACAACGGTGAATGAGTCAATGTTAACTGGGGAGCCGGTTCCAGTCGTGAAGCAACCGGGAGACTCGGTGGCAGCTGGGACGCTGAATCAGTCGGGAGCGATCGCGATCAAGGCAACTCGCACCGGCAAGGACACGACTCTGGCGCAAATTGTCGCCCTGGTCGAAGAAGCCCAGATCCGGAAGGCTCCCGTGCAGCTATTGGCGGATACGGTCGCGGGGTACTTCACCTACGGCGTCCTGGCAGCAGCAACGTTAACGTTTCTATTTTGGTACTTCATCGGCTCTCAACTTTGGCCTGAGGTCACGATGTTGAGCGCAGTCGGCATAGAAAGCCACTC encodes:
- a CDS encoding heavy metal translocating P-type ATPase: MQSPQTVVATPASPIETIALDVTGMKCAGCVKAVEKQLNQHPGVVSARVNLVTEVAVVECEAGAIDPVALAKEVTEAGFPTQPRLATTAGEKAKEALSPAERHALENRQQLRQLVIAGILIVLSAMGHLNQHFISFPDYLSPLTNIWFHWGLATAALLFPGRQILVDGWRGLRRNAPNMNTLVALGTLTAYTASCVALLFPRLGWDCFFDEPVMLLGFILLGRTLEQRARGRAAAAFQALLALQPKVARLIANPTVTGSTPTGSAKGSDFGGIEIPVEQVRVGEWLRVLPGEQIPVDAEVVAGQTTVNESMLTGEPVPVVKQPGDSVAAGTLNQSGAIAIKATRTGKDTTLAQIVALVEEAQIRKAPVQLLADTVAGYFTYGVLAAATLTFLFWYFIGSQLWPEVTMLSAVGIESHSAMHHAIGMGGETPPLQHSALLLSLKLAISVSVIACPCALGLATPTAILVGTGLGAERGLLIKGGDVLERVHHLNIVVFDKTGTLTTGHPIVTDCWPIGNFLPESLLQLAAAAESGTTHPLAEAIGEEAHRQELTIPLAHEFYTEPGLGVSALVEGVRVLLGNADWLTQQGISLNDSEQNQAQQLASAGKTVVYVAADGQLAGLIGVTDTLRPDAKATVSRLRQMGLRVMLLTGDHLEAARAIASQLELNPDSDVLADVRPDAKAAAIAQLQAQGQHVAMVGDGINDAPALAQADVGISLQGGTDVAIETAQIVLMRDRLLDVVKSIQLSRATFNKIRQNLFWAFAYNTISLPVAAGVLLPTFGLVLSPSAAGALMAFSSVSVVTNSLLLRKSLSTDN
- a CDS encoding TM2 domain-containing protein, which translates into the protein MTNGNSTDASKKIAAGVCGILIGALGIHKFVLGYNTEGIIMLLVSLLTCGIGAPIMGIIGLIEGIIYLTKSDEEFVSTYLVSKKGWF
- a CDS encoding DUF2752 domain-containing protein encodes the protein MSKLSRSNLSSNARQIRWLILGICSAPLVGTYFYNQGYKVTFLVCPIRHFTGIPCPTCGMTRSFMAIVRGDWSCALAEHLFGPVLFAAFLIATVHITLELIAGRKIAALYVQILRNRKLQVLSLLLVLSYHALRLYYLSKSGELYVALVHSPLGQLIF